A stretch of the Bacillus anthracis str. Vollum genome encodes the following:
- the menB gene encoding 1,4-dihydroxy-2-naphthoyl-CoA synthase, with amino-acid sequence MAIEWVKEGNYEDIIYSTYNGIAKISINRPEVHNAFRPKTVMELIDAFAHARDDANVGVIILTGEGGRAFCSGGDQKVRGHGGYVGDDQIPRLNVLDLQRLIRAIPKPVIAMVAGYAIGGGHVLHIVCDLTIAADNAVFGQTGPKVGSFDGGYGAGYLARMVGHKKAREIWYLCRQYNAQEALDMGLVNTVVPLEELEAETVQWAQEILANSPMALRFLKAAFNADTDGLAGIQQLAGDATLLYYTTDEAKEGRDAFKEKRSPDFGQFPRFP; translated from the coding sequence ATGGCTATTGAATGGGTAAAAGAAGGCAATTACGAAGATATTATTTATTCAACATACAATGGTATCGCGAAGATTTCGATTAACCGCCCTGAAGTACATAACGCATTCCGTCCTAAAACGGTAATGGAGTTAATCGATGCTTTTGCACACGCTCGTGATGATGCAAATGTTGGCGTTATCATTTTAACAGGTGAAGGTGGACGTGCATTCTGTTCTGGCGGCGACCAAAAAGTTCGCGGTCATGGTGGATATGTAGGTGACGACCAAATCCCACGTCTAAACGTATTAGACCTACAACGTCTAATTCGCGCAATTCCTAAACCAGTTATCGCAATGGTAGCAGGTTATGCAATTGGTGGAGGACACGTACTTCATATCGTATGTGACTTAACAATCGCTGCAGACAACGCTGTATTCGGACAAACAGGTCCTAAAGTAGGAAGCTTTGACGGTGGATACGGAGCTGGTTACCTAGCTCGTATGGTAGGCCACAAGAAAGCTCGCGAAATTTGGTACCTATGCCGTCAATACAACGCTCAAGAAGCGCTTGATATGGGCTTAGTAAACACAGTAGTACCATTAGAAGAACTTGAAGCAGAAACAGTACAATGGGCACAAGAAATCTTAGCAAACAGCCCAATGGCACTTCGCTTCCTAAAAGCTGCATTCAACGCAGACACAGACGGACTAGCTGGTATTCAACAACTAGCTGGAGATGCAACGTTATTGTACTACACAACTGACGAAGCAAAAGAAGGTCGCGACGCGTTCAAAGAAAAACGCAGTCCGGACTTCGGTCAATTCCCTCGTTTCCCGTGA
- the menD gene encoding 2-succinyl-5-enolpyruvyl-6-hydroxy-3-cyclohexene-1-carboxylic-acid synthase, producing MNNHIEALSYYLGAFVDELTLLNVCDVVISPGSRSTPIALLMEQHEGMNTYLHVDERSAGFFALGIAKAKKRPVALLCTSGTAAANYYPAVCEAFHSRVPLIVLTADRPHELRDVGAPQAMNQINLYGTFVKQFTEMALPEASEAMYHYARLTTQRMIASACLAPQGPVHLNFPVREPLIPDFSLESLWDKGRGEYTGVVQQGNAVMPSEYVDSLVGRLSHMEKGLIICGDDSHSEIAAFATQLAEKTGYPILADPLSNIRSGHHDKTMVIDCYDTFLRNELLKETWKPDVLIRFGGMPVSKALTQFIKKQTKAVHIVVDESGQWRDPALVATEVVQASDIAFCSALIEKMPVMKKNDWFRMWQHINEKTKETLREMETYDTAFEGRVITDIVRVLPEGATLFASNSMPIRDTDSFFFTSDKNIQVMANRGVNGIDGIISTALGASMICDPLVLVIGDLSFYHDLNGLLAAKLHELNITIVVVNNDGGGIFSFLPQYEKKEHFESLFGTPIGLDYEHVVTMYGGSFSRVNGWEQFREEVQKGVTTEGLHVVEICTNRDENLTLHRTLWAKTQDVITTSLQGESK from the coding sequence ATGAACAACCATATAGAAGCATTATCATATTATTTAGGCGCGTTCGTGGATGAACTGACGCTTCTAAATGTATGTGATGTTGTCATTAGTCCAGGCTCACGGTCAACGCCGATTGCTCTACTAATGGAACAACATGAAGGAATGAACACATATTTACATGTAGATGAAAGATCTGCAGGATTTTTTGCGCTCGGTATCGCAAAAGCGAAAAAACGTCCGGTTGCATTATTATGTACGTCAGGAACGGCAGCAGCGAACTATTACCCAGCTGTATGTGAAGCTTTTCATTCACGAGTGCCACTTATCGTCTTAACGGCAGATAGACCGCATGAATTAAGAGATGTCGGTGCACCACAAGCGATGAATCAAATTAATTTATACGGTACGTTTGTGAAGCAATTTACAGAGATGGCACTTCCAGAAGCGAGTGAAGCGATGTATCATTACGCTCGCTTGACAACGCAGCGCATGATAGCAAGTGCTTGTTTAGCGCCGCAAGGACCTGTTCATCTTAATTTTCCAGTTCGTGAACCGCTTATCCCGGACTTCTCATTAGAAAGTTTATGGGATAAAGGACGCGGAGAATATACAGGAGTAGTTCAGCAAGGGAACGCGGTGATGCCGAGTGAATATGTAGATTCTCTTGTAGGGCGCCTTTCACATATGGAAAAGGGGCTTATTATTTGTGGAGATGATAGTCATTCAGAAATCGCAGCGTTTGCAACGCAACTAGCTGAAAAAACGGGATATCCAATATTAGCGGATCCACTTTCTAACATTCGTAGCGGACACCACGATAAAACGATGGTAATCGACTGTTACGATACATTTTTACGAAATGAGCTGTTAAAGGAAACGTGGAAGCCGGACGTTTTAATTCGCTTCGGTGGTATGCCTGTTTCAAAAGCATTAACGCAGTTCATTAAAAAACAAACGAAAGCTGTTCATATCGTAGTTGACGAATCAGGACAATGGAGAGATCCAGCTCTCGTTGCAACAGAAGTTGTTCAAGCAAGTGATATTGCATTTTGCAGTGCACTAATAGAAAAAATGCCAGTTATGAAAAAGAATGATTGGTTCCGAATGTGGCAACATATAAACGAAAAAACGAAGGAAACGCTTCGTGAAATGGAAACATATGATACGGCGTTTGAAGGAAGGGTCATTACGGATATTGTCCGCGTATTACCAGAAGGGGCAACTTTATTTGCGAGTAATAGTATGCCAATTCGTGATACAGATTCATTCTTTTTCACATCGGATAAAAATATTCAAGTGATGGCTAACCGTGGTGTAAATGGGATTGATGGAATCATTTCGACAGCTTTAGGAGCGAGCATGATTTGCGATCCGCTCGTATTAGTAATCGGTGATTTATCATTTTATCACGATTTAAATGGATTATTAGCCGCAAAATTACATGAATTAAATATAACAATTGTCGTTGTAAATAATGACGGTGGTGGTATTTTCTCATTCTTACCGCAATATGAGAAAAAGGAACATTTCGAATCGTTATTTGGAACACCGATTGGGCTTGATTATGAGCATGTTGTTACAATGTATGGCGGTTCATTTAGCCGTGTAAATGGTTGGGAGCAATTCCGTGAAGAAGTACAAAAGGGAGTAACGACAGAAGGTTTACACGTTGTGGAAATTTGTACGAACCGTGATGAAAACTTAACATTGCACCGTACGTTATGGGCAAAAACACAGGACGTAATTACTACATCGTTGCAAGGTGAATCAAAATGA
- a CDS encoding 1,4-dihydroxy-2-naphthoate polyprenyltransferase has product MEMNVETNSSPTAPKPSKQTGWRIWWSLLRPHTLTAAFVPVFIGTAYAMQVGGINQIHLPLFLIMLLACLLIQAATNMFNEYFDYKRGLDHEGSVGIGGAIVRDGIQPKTVLNLAFGFFGIAILLGVYICMNSSWWLAAIGLVCMAVAYLYTGGPLPIAYTPFGELTAGLFMGVIIIGISFFIQTGTVTSEVVLLSIPSSILIGAILLANNIRDLDGDKENGRKTLAILVGRERAVGVLASMFIVSYIWTIALIIVGIVSPWMLIVFLSAPKAFKATKGFIGKSIPMEMVPAMIATAKTNTIFGLLMGIGLLLGYFL; this is encoded by the coding sequence ATGGAAATGAACGTCGAAACGAATTCCTCTCCTACGGCGCCAAAGCCAAGTAAGCAAACAGGCTGGCGCATTTGGTGGAGTTTACTACGTCCCCATACATTAACAGCAGCTTTCGTTCCTGTTTTCATCGGAACAGCCTATGCAATGCAGGTCGGAGGTATAAATCAAATACATCTCCCTCTTTTCCTTATAATGCTTCTTGCTTGTCTTCTCATTCAGGCAGCAACAAACATGTTTAATGAATACTTTGATTATAAAAGAGGACTTGATCACGAAGGTTCAGTCGGTATCGGCGGCGCTATCGTTCGCGATGGCATTCAGCCAAAAACAGTGCTTAACTTAGCATTTGGATTTTTCGGCATCGCAATACTATTAGGTGTTTATATTTGTATGAATTCTAGCTGGTGGCTTGCTGCAATCGGTCTTGTTTGTATGGCCGTTGCTTACCTTTATACAGGCGGTCCACTTCCAATTGCATATACACCATTTGGAGAGTTAACAGCCGGATTATTTATGGGTGTCATTATTATCGGGATTTCATTCTTTATTCAAACTGGAACTGTAACATCAGAAGTCGTGTTACTATCTATTCCAAGTTCCATTTTAATTGGTGCCATTTTACTAGCTAATAACATCCGTGACTTAGATGGCGATAAAGAAAATGGTCGTAAAACGTTAGCCATTCTCGTTGGACGTGAAAGAGCCGTTGGTGTACTTGCTTCTATGTTCATCGTTTCCTACATTTGGACAATTGCTTTAATTATCGTGGGCATCGTATCACCATGGATGCTTATCGTATTTTTAAGTGCACCGAAAGCATTTAAAGCGACGAAAGGCTTTATCGGCAAAAGCATTCCAATGGAAATGGTACCTGCGATGATAGCAACAGCAAAAACAAATACAATCTTCGGTCTCCTTATGGGAATCGGATTATTACTTGGATATTTCCTTTAA
- a CDS encoding o-succinylbenzoate--CoA ligase yields the protein METMPNWLKQRAFLTPDRTAIEIEEEKVTFMQLHEKVVSVCEHLTHVGVNRGQKVAVLMKNGMEMITVIHALSYVGAVAVLLNTRLSREELLWQMDDAEVICLVTDQDFEAKDIPVYSFAEVMNGPKEEASIQEEFSLREAMTIIYTSGTTGKPKGVILTYGNHWASAVGSSLNLGLRDDDCWLACMPMFHVGGLSLLMKNIMYGMRILLVPKYDADFIHKALQTRGVTIISVVSKMLTDLLERLGEGTYPSSFRCMLLGGGPAPKPLLETCVDKGIPVYQTYGMTETSSQICTLSADYMLTKVGSAGKPLFQCQLRIEKDGVVVPPFAEGEIVVKGPNVTGGYFNREDATRETIQNGWLHTGDLGYLDEEGFLYVLDRRSDLIISGGENIYPAQIEEVLLSHPMVAEAGVVGMTDDKWGQVPAAFVVKSGEITEEEILHFCEEKLAKYKVPKKACFLEELPRNASKKLLRRELRQLVEEM from the coding sequence ATGGAGACGATGCCAAATTGGTTAAAGCAACGTGCATTTTTAACACCAGATCGCACTGCAATTGAAATAGAGGAAGAGAAAGTTACTTTTATGCAGCTGCATGAAAAAGTAGTATCTGTTTGTGAACACCTCACGCATGTAGGAGTGAATCGTGGGCAAAAGGTGGCTGTTCTGATGAAAAATGGTATGGAGATGATTACAGTTATTCACGCCCTATCTTACGTAGGTGCAGTAGCTGTGCTTTTAAATACGCGTCTTTCAAGAGAAGAGCTACTTTGGCAAATGGATGATGCTGAAGTGATTTGTTTAGTGACAGATCAAGATTTTGAGGCTAAAGATATTCCTGTCTATTCATTCGCCGAAGTGATGAATGGACCAAAAGAGGAAGCCTCTATACAAGAAGAATTCTCTTTAAGAGAAGCGATGACAATTATTTATACGTCAGGTACGACTGGAAAACCGAAAGGCGTTATTTTAACGTACGGGAATCACTGGGCAAGCGCGGTTGGTTCTTCGCTTAATTTAGGACTTCGTGATGATGATTGCTGGTTAGCTTGTATGCCGATGTTCCACGTTGGCGGGCTATCTCTTTTAATGAAAAATATTATGTACGGCATGCGCATTTTACTCGTTCCGAAATATGATGCTGATTTTATTCATAAAGCACTTCAAACGAGAGGCGTTACGATTATTTCTGTCGTTTCTAAAATGTTAACTGATTTATTAGAGCGACTTGGAGAAGGAACATATCCATCTTCTTTCCGATGTATGTTACTTGGCGGAGGACCAGCGCCGAAACCGTTATTAGAAACGTGTGTAGATAAAGGGATTCCTGTATATCAAACGTACGGTATGACAGAAACGTCTTCGCAAATTTGTACGTTATCCGCGGATTACATGTTAACGAAAGTAGGATCAGCCGGCAAACCACTATTTCAATGCCAACTTCGTATTGAAAAAGACGGCGTAGTAGTGCCGCCGTTTGCAGAAGGCGAGATTGTCGTAAAAGGACCAAACGTAACAGGCGGTTACTTTAACCGTGAAGATGCAACGCGCGAGACTATTCAAAACGGATGGCTTCATACTGGCGACCTCGGTTATTTAGATGAAGAAGGATTTTTATACGTATTAGATCGCCGCAGTGATTTAATTATTTCTGGCGGAGAGAATATATATCCGGCTCAAATTGAAGAAGTGTTGCTTTCTCATCCGATGGTAGCGGAAGCTGGTGTTGTCGGTATGACTGACGATAAATGGGGACAAGTACCCGCTGCTTTTGTTGTAAAAAGTGGAGAGATAACAGAAGAAGAAATTCTTCATTTTTGCGAGGAGAAATTAGCGAAATATAAAGTGCCGAAAAAAGCGTGCTTCTTAGAAGAATTACCACGAAATGCTTCGAAAAAATTGTTAAGACGAGAGTTAAGACAATTAGTGGAGGAGATGTAA
- the menC gene encoding o-succinylbenzoate synthase: MEIKKATLHITEMPLVIPFAASYGTYEKRESIVIELEDEDGYIGFGEVVAFSEPWYTEETVKTALHVLQDFLLPDLLKAEISHPNEVPSLFQHIKRNRMAKAGIEGAVWDLYAKRQKKSLATLLGGTKSEIEVGVVIGINTIPVMLKQIEKYAEEGYERFKVKIKPGHDYELLKEIRKEFPHIPLMADANSAYTLADTESLKRLDEFQLMMIEQPLADYDFLDHAQLQKKIETPICLDESIHSLEDARVAITLGSCQIVNIKPGRVGGLTESIQIHNYCMEHNIPVWCGGMVEMGISRAQNVALASLPNFTIPGDISASSRHWEKDIISPEVTLEGGKVMVPQSVDTEYKVDRGRLAEITKQRIVFER, from the coding sequence GTGGAAATAAAAAAAGCGACACTTCATATAACGGAAATGCCACTCGTCATCCCGTTTGCTGCAAGCTACGGAACGTATGAAAAACGTGAGAGTATCGTCATTGAATTAGAAGATGAGGACGGGTACATTGGATTTGGCGAAGTCGTTGCATTTTCTGAACCGTGGTATACGGAAGAAACAGTGAAGACAGCGCTGCACGTACTGCAAGACTTTTTATTACCGGATTTATTAAAGGCTGAAATTTCTCATCCGAATGAAGTGCCGAGTTTGTTCCAGCATATAAAAAGAAACCGAATGGCAAAGGCCGGAATTGAAGGGGCTGTTTGGGATTTATATGCGAAGCGTCAAAAGAAATCGTTAGCGACATTGCTTGGCGGAACGAAGTCTGAAATTGAAGTTGGTGTTGTGATCGGGATCAATACGATTCCAGTTATGTTAAAACAAATTGAGAAGTATGCGGAAGAAGGATACGAGCGTTTTAAGGTGAAAATAAAACCGGGGCATGATTATGAGTTATTGAAAGAAATTCGTAAAGAGTTTCCGCATATCCCGTTAATGGCTGATGCAAATTCAGCGTATACATTAGCGGATACGGAGAGTCTGAAACGACTAGATGAATTCCAATTGATGATGATTGAGCAACCGCTAGCAGATTACGATTTTCTCGATCATGCACAGCTACAGAAGAAGATTGAAACGCCAATTTGTTTGGACGAAAGTATCCATAGTTTAGAAGATGCGCGTGTTGCGATTACACTTGGTAGTTGCCAAATCGTTAACATTAAACCAGGACGAGTAGGCGGATTAACAGAATCAATCCAAATCCATAACTATTGTATGGAGCATAACATACCAGTTTGGTGCGGCGGTATGGTAGAGATGGGGATTTCACGAGCGCAAAATGTTGCCCTCGCCTCATTGCCGAACTTTACGATTCCTGGCGATATATCCGCTTCTAGTAGACATTGGGAGAAGGATATTATTTCGCCGGAAGTGACGCTTGAGGGCGGGAAAGTGATGGTGCCGCAAAGTGTTGATACTGAGTATAAAGTGGACCGCGGAAGGCTGGCGGAAATTACGAAGCAACGGATTGTTTTTGAGCGGTAA
- the menH gene encoding 2-succinyl-6-hydroxy-2,4-cyclohexadiene-1-carboxylate synthase has translation MNVTLQGVSYEYEVVGSGEPLLLLHGFTGSMETWRSFVPSWSEQFQVILVDIVGHGKTESPEDVTHYDIRNAALQMKELLDYLHIEKAHILGYSMGGRLAITMACLYPEYVRSLLLENCTAGLEREDERKERCEKDERLADKIEREGIESFVTMWENIPLFETQKSLAQNVQEAVRKERLANNSNGLANSLRGMGTGAQPSWWNELQNLKMSVLLMNGEYDEKFFRILKNIEKCVSDAKFVKIDGAGHAIHVEQPEKFDTIVKGFLKTMQ, from the coding sequence ATGAACGTAACGCTGCAAGGTGTATCGTATGAATATGAAGTAGTCGGAAGCGGAGAGCCACTTCTACTTCTTCATGGTTTTACGGGAAGCATGGAAACGTGGCGTTCATTCGTTCCTTCTTGGAGCGAGCAATTTCAAGTTATTTTAGTAGACATTGTTGGGCACGGAAAAACAGAAAGCCCTGAAGATGTGACGCATTATGATATTCGAAATGCGGCATTGCAAATGAAAGAGCTGCTAGATTACCTTCATATTGAAAAAGCGCACATACTTGGCTATTCAATGGGCGGTAGACTAGCGATTACGATGGCATGTCTATATCCGGAATATGTACGTTCTCTTTTATTAGAAAATTGTACAGCTGGGCTTGAAAGGGAAGATGAGCGAAAAGAACGCTGTGAAAAAGATGAGCGACTTGCCGATAAAATCGAGCGAGAAGGCATCGAAAGTTTTGTAACAATGTGGGAAAATATTCCGCTGTTTGAAACGCAAAAAAGTTTAGCGCAAAACGTACAAGAAGCAGTGCGAAAAGAACGACTTGCTAACAATTCAAACGGACTTGCAAATAGCTTGCGCGGCATGGGAACAGGGGCTCAGCCTTCATGGTGGAATGAGCTGCAAAACTTAAAGATGTCTGTTCTTTTAATGAACGGAGAGTATGATGAAAAGTTCTTTCGCATATTAAAAAATATCGAAAAATGCGTCTCTGACGCGAAATTTGTCAAAATTGATGGTGCTGGCCATGCAATTCATGTGGAACAACCGGAAAAGTTTGATACAATAGTAAAGGGATTTCTAAAAACTATGCAGTGA
- a CDS encoding isochorismate synthase: MIQTKQIGLQEVLSAAIKRATDEKILVSFVKQIDWMDPLLFYAAGKRISFENRCYFADPAQHVIFAGIGSVFTIATASRKRFQTARDEWDKVKEKAFVQREKYEFGTGPLLFGGFSFDQEKEKTDLWKEFDDTTFSLPTFLLTVKNEKAWLTMNTFVSATDCAETLYNEIVSLEEKIFEESKCALEGSKLTVTSKVEVDPKGWMKAIEKVQDEMKQGNVQKVVLARELKVEMDHHIDSALVLEALRIGQPDCYVFSFDYKGACFLGATPERLIRKEDEKFTSMCLAGSTSHGQSIEESKRNSNALLHDEKNLAEHGYVVNMIRSVLNEHCEFVNIPESPGLLTTKNLIHLYTPVEAKGDASLLTMVEELHPTPALGGTPRLEAMKLIRDVELLDRGLYGAPIGWIDDEGNGEFAVALRCGLLNGEKASLFAGCGIVIDSVPQLEYEETSLKFRPMLGALEELMK, from the coding sequence GTGATTCAAACGAAACAAATAGGCTTGCAAGAAGTTCTAAGTGCGGCCATTAAGCGTGCAACTGATGAAAAAATATTGGTGAGCTTCGTAAAACAAATAGACTGGATGGATCCGCTTCTGTTTTATGCAGCAGGAAAAAGGATCTCATTCGAAAATAGATGTTATTTTGCAGACCCAGCGCAGCATGTAATATTTGCTGGAATTGGCTCTGTTTTCACTATAGCAACTGCTTCTCGCAAACGCTTTCAAACTGCTCGTGACGAGTGGGATAAAGTAAAAGAGAAAGCATTTGTACAAAGGGAAAAATACGAGTTTGGAACAGGTCCTCTTTTATTTGGTGGATTTTCATTTGACCAAGAAAAAGAGAAAACAGATTTATGGAAAGAATTTGATGATACGACATTTTCACTACCAACATTTTTATTAACTGTAAAAAATGAAAAAGCATGGTTAACAATGAATACATTCGTTTCAGCAACAGATTGTGCAGAAACTCTTTATAACGAAATTGTTTCTTTAGAAGAGAAAATTTTTGAGGAGAGTAAATGTGCACTAGAAGGATCAAAATTAACAGTTACTTCTAAAGTAGAAGTGGATCCGAAAGGCTGGATGAAGGCCATTGAGAAAGTGCAAGATGAGATGAAGCAGGGGAACGTGCAGAAGGTTGTATTAGCGAGGGAGCTAAAAGTAGAGATGGATCATCATATTGATTCTGCTCTTGTTTTAGAAGCACTCCGCATTGGGCAACCGGATTGTTACGTATTTTCTTTTGATTATAAAGGGGCATGCTTCTTAGGAGCGACGCCAGAGAGGTTAATTCGCAAAGAAGATGAGAAGTTTACTTCGATGTGTCTTGCGGGTTCAACTAGTCATGGTCAATCTATAGAAGAAAGTAAGCGAAATAGTAATGCGCTTCTTCATGATGAAAAGAATTTAGCTGAACATGGTTATGTTGTGAACATGATCAGGTCGGTATTAAATGAGCACTGCGAATTCGTTAATATTCCGGAAAGTCCAGGTCTATTAACAACGAAAAACTTAATTCATTTATATACGCCTGTAGAGGCAAAAGGTGACGCGAGTCTTTTAACGATGGTAGAAGAATTACATCCAACACCAGCTCTTGGCGGGACACCTCGTTTAGAAGCGATGAAACTAATTCGTGATGTTGAATTGTTAGACAGAGGATTATATGGTGCACCGATTGGCTGGATAGATGATGAAGGAAATGGTGAATTTGCGGTTGCACTTCGCTGTGGATTATTAAATGGAGAGAAAGCATCTTTATTTGCCGGTTGCGGAATTGTAATTGATTCAGTACCACAACTTGAATATGAAGAAACAAGTTTGAAGTTTAGACCGATGCTTGGTGCTTTGGAGGAATTAATGAAATGA
- a CDS encoding response regulator transcription factor encodes MKRISILIADDEAEIADLIEIHLEKEGYHVVKAADGEEAIHIIETQPIDLVVLDIMMPKMDGYEVTRQIRAKHHMPIIFLSAKTSDFDKVTGLVLGADDYMTKPFTPIELVARVNAQLRRFLTLNQPKVAENKSALQVGGVTIDPERRTVNVYGEQIELTPKEFDILYLLASHPKKVYNVENIFQQVWADDYYEGGNTVMVHIRTLRKKLGEDKRKDKLIKTVWGVGYTFNG; translated from the coding sequence ATGAAGCGCATTTCAATTTTAATAGCGGATGATGAGGCAGAAATTGCTGATTTAATTGAGATACATTTAGAAAAAGAAGGGTACCACGTCGTGAAGGCAGCAGACGGGGAAGAAGCAATTCATATTATTGAAACGCAGCCAATCGACTTAGTGGTTTTAGATATTATGATGCCAAAAATGGATGGGTATGAGGTGACGCGCCAAATTCGAGCGAAGCATCATATGCCAATTATTTTCTTGAGTGCGAAAACTTCGGACTTTGATAAGGTGACAGGTCTTGTATTAGGTGCAGATGATTATATGACGAAACCTTTTACGCCGATTGAATTAGTTGCGCGTGTAAATGCACAATTACGCCGATTTCTTACATTAAATCAGCCGAAAGTAGCTGAGAATAAATCTGCTTTACAGGTAGGCGGAGTTACTATTGATCCTGAGCGAAGAACAGTGAACGTGTACGGAGAGCAAATTGAGTTAACACCGAAAGAGTTTGATATTTTATATTTATTAGCGAGTCATCCGAAGAAAGTGTACAATGTGGAAAATATTTTTCAGCAAGTATGGGCAGATGATTATTATGAAGGTGGAAATACAGTTATGGTACATATTCGTACGTTGCGGAAAAAGCTTGGGGAAGATAAAAGAAAAGATAAGCTAATAAAAACAGTGTGGGGAGTAGGGTATACTTTCAATGGATAA